Below is a genomic region from Neurospora crassa OR74A linkage group VII, whole genome shotgun sequence.
ATCCTAAAACACCTGACGTCCCATCCCATATCTATAGGAGACATCATTATGCTGCCGTTATTTGTCCTGTTATGTCGTAtatgtaaaaaaaaaaaacgccgCGTTGCTGCGGCCTCCCTGTGTTCGGCTCTTCATCTGccccccttctcttcttcacccCCTAAATATTGCCTTTACTGCCGCCATTGACTACCCTTTGGACAGGTGTCACACTCATAGAAGGCTTTCGCCGAGAGCGCACCTGACCAAGGAGCAACCAGCGCGAACAGTCTCGTGTGCGCCAACGTCGTTGGGAGCCGCCAAGGTAGGGTTGACCTCGACAAGATCGACAGCGACAAGGCTTCCCGTTTCGTGCACACACTCGCAGATGAAGTCGCCCTCGCGGAGAGTGAGACCGCCACGGACCGGGGTTCCCGTGGAGGGAGCCCACATGGGATCGAGCGCATCGACGTCGAACGAAAGGTGGATAGGGGTGTCGTTGCCGATGTGGCCGAGGGCCATCTCCATGACGCGACCGATGCCGTGCCTGATACGAAAGGGGTAATGATTAGCAAGATGCTCCGGGTATACTCATGTCATTCATCGGGGACTAGGCTTACTTGTCAATGTCGTGCATGCTGAACGCCTTGATTCCGTTCTCCCTGAGGATGCGCTTCTCACCCGGGTCGACATCGCGGAGGCCAATGTAGACCAGCTTCTTGACACTGAGGAGGTGGTCGGGCTTCAGCCAGCCAAAGAactcctccttgtcctcgCTCGCCAAGCCTGTGAGGAAGCTGACGGGCATGCCGTGGAtgttgccgctgccgctggtcTCGGGGGTATTGATGTCGGCGTGGGCATCGACCCAGATCACGGCAATCTCGCGTCCCAGGCgctccttgatggccttggccGAGCCGGCAATGGTGCCAATGGCAATGCTGTGGTCACCACCGAGAGTGAGGACCAGGCGACCCTCCTTGGCGTGCGAGTGGACCTGCTCAGCAATGCGCTTGGTCACGTTGGAGACGGCGCGCGGGTTCTTCATGTTGCGGTGAGGCGGGTCCTCCTTGGGAACGAGGTCAGTGTAGAGGTGCACCTCGTCATCGCCGTGCAGCCTGTAGCCAAGCTCTTCGCGGAGCTGGGTGAGAAGGCCGGACTCGATGAGGGCGGAGGGGGCGGCGTCGACACCAGGCTTGCACTAGAATTTTGGTCGTGTCAATGGATGCCAAACGCgtcagaaaaaaagaaaaaaataaagagcATCACATACCTGGCCGCCGGAGAAGCCTACGGCAACAATGCCGAGGTCCCTTGGCTGGGAGAGAAACTTGGACTCGATTGGGGAAGACATGCCGAAAGTGTTGCCTGGTTTTTGGATCATTGGTGCCTTTGCGGACGAGGGAGCAGCTATATAAGCCGCTGCGTGGTTATCGACGAGGGAGGGAGACATTAGCAAAGAAGGAATGGTGCCGAAGAGGTAGGGTAGCAGTGGGGGTAGACGAGGGCTAGAGCTAGTGATGCAACCAAAGAGATCTCACAAGACCAAGATCGGAAGAAGGCTAGtgcagtgtagtg
It encodes:
- the aga-1 gene encoding arginase, variant, translating into MIQKPGNTFGMSSPIESKFLSQPRDLGIVAVGFSGGQCKPGVDAAPSALIESGLLTQLREELGYRLHGDDEVHLYTDLVPKEDPPHRNMKNPRAVSNVTKRIAEQVHSHAKEGRLVLTLGGDHSIAIGTIAGSAKAIKERLGREIAVIWVDAHADINTPETSGSGNIHGMPVSFLTGLASEDKEEFFGWLKPDHLLSVKKLVYIGLRDVDPGEKRILRENGIKAFSMHDIDKHGIGRVMEMALGHIGNDTPIHLSFDVDALDPMWAPSTGTPVRGGLTLREGDFICECVHETGSLVAVDLVEVNPTLAAPNDVGAHETVRAGCSLVRCALGESLL
- the aga-1 gene encoding arginase, translating into MSPSLVDNHAAAYIAAPSSAKAPMIQKPGNTFGMSSPIESKFLSQPRDLGIVAVGFSGGQCKPGVDAAPSALIESGLLTQLREELGYRLHGDDEVHLYTDLVPKEDPPHRNMKNPRAVSNVTKRIAEQVHSHAKEGRLVLTLGGDHSIAIGTIAGSAKAIKERLGREIAVIWVDAHADINTPETSGSGNIHGMPVSFLTGLASEDKEEFFGWLKPDHLLSVKKLVYIGLRDVDPGEKRILRENGIKAFSMHDIDKHGIGRVMEMALGHIGNDTPIHLSFDVDALDPMWAPSTGTPVRGGLTLREGDFICECVHETGSLVAVDLVEVNPTLAAPNDVGAHETVRAGCSLVRCALGESLL